One part of the Cottoperca gobio chromosome 14, fCotGob3.1, whole genome shotgun sequence genome encodes these proteins:
- the sipa1 gene encoding LOW QUALITY PROTEIN: signal-induced proliferation-associated protein 1 (The sequence of the model RefSeq protein was modified relative to this genomic sequence to represent the inferred CDS: deleted 2 bases in 2 codons): MQSDDLFIRKFRRQNMRPPIATVNFDPNREAGVVEWPPRREADGVDGDSLTPSRVGLTLRAVGRGHIMQRSNSDVTLGDLDSSGKAGGKAARAVGEKVGAGAQGDGGVLLHREYGSLSSLERQTQAQELSTDDQGPLSPNALRFKDPFLLLGLQGNPPEPDGFFRGLSVSTGESPKPAKPPKPEGLSKKTKPPQIPQPGPYDNIGGGAWVRNFAHYDVQSILFDLTEAATNRDSIGRKKNITSGASAASQLRPLTQATLSSPAQGGGGNGVNADDPEQSLLLDEGDGNDNELLLSCPHFRNETGGEEQVGLGRSQERRGLWLSLRTPNDAVSVLEEPRESHVQQQGKSNYFIEHADLGAHYYRKYFYMKEHQNFFGMDDRLGPVAISFRREEKDGSSGAQYNYRIIFRTTEMKTLRGSIFEESVPSAARHTTPRGLSPKRLLEFIMPELNLHCLRLASNSPKVRDTLLKLDEQGLNFQRKVGVMYCRAGQSSEEDMYNNESSGPAFEEFLDLLGERVRLKGWEKYRAQLDNKTDSTGTHSLYTRYQDYEIMFHVSTMLPYTANNTQQLLRKRHIGNDIVTIVFQEPGALPFTPKSIRSHFQHVFIIIQVHEPCSDNTYYRVAVTRSKDMPLFGPLFPKGARFPRSPAFRDFLLAKAVNAENAAEKSEKFRSMATRTRQEYLKDLAENYVTTTPIDSSTKFPLLSLGGKRKDKLKGAKGAELHSAGALVWAVMVYGGDEGEAGEHRLPCLLGVSAESVVLIERCTRRVVFNCSCRDVIGWKAVTETKEGGPCLDIFYERGESVSISVMESQAEDIREVVQRLELVTRGCEALEVTPLRDGVGQPGFLMNEEGFVTELQRFCYAESGGLQLWARVVRLCGHSLVHLSPEERTRLLRTAHKIHITVIPPDENGKPRRSFSELYQKAIKDAECKPGEDQSGEAWVLDEREEEEEEEEEEEEEEEEEMEEEVEEEMKEDTQKASEVNEADMTEVQVEAEEDEGRSCDEGQSESSHGSLLAPPSLPLLRATSLQDEPANQSQDGRGSQLTRSCSLERQPFLQGQCDGHVYDNVELKGERHIYENVGGLRDATPDLILAVKPKVPLEDEQFMAAEFGDDKASVSDSSSRLSCLDRAERNSRALSLHNSITKILSETTDSTEEEWQSIADLATACRGILEALSREDHKAGDPSQAGADGRLKDSKESDSPGHLEEKVSQLESMLKRLQDDLQKEKEDKAVLQAEVQSLRQNNQRLQEESQSTVARLIKVTELLCNVNKPC; this comes from the exons ATGCAGTCAGATGACCTCTTCATCCGCAAGTTTCGGCGTCAGAACATGCGGCCGCCTATTGCAACCGTCAACTTTGACCCCAACCGTGAAGCAGGTGTAGTGGAGTGGCCGCCGAGGAGAGAAGCCGATGGAGTAGACGGAGACAGCCTGACTCCGAGCCGCGTGGGGCTGACGCTAAGGGCGGTGGGCCGGGGCCACATCATGCAGAGAAGTAACAGCGATGTAACCTTAGGGGACTTGGACTCCTCCGGGAAGGCAGGGGGGAAAGCAGCTCGGGCGGTTGGTGAGAAGGTGGGTGCGGGGGCTCAGGGGGATGGGGGTGTGCTGCTACACAGGGAATACGGCAGCCTGTCCTCACTGGAGAGACAGACTCAAGCCCAGGAGCTGAGCACCGACGACCAGGGGCCCCTGAGTCCAAACGCTCTCCGCTTCAAAGACCCTTTCCTGCTTTTGGGACTGCAGGGAAACCCTCCAGAGCCTGATGGATTTTTCCGGGGTCTGTCTGTTTCCACAGGGGAGTCCCCAAAACCTGCAAAGCCACCGAAGCCTGAAGGTCTAAGTAAGAAGACCAAACCCCCTCAGATCCCTCAACCGGGTCCGTACGACAACATCGGGGGTGGAGCCTGGGTGAGGAACTTTGCCCACTACGATGTTCAGAGCATCCTGTTTGACCTCACAGAGGCGGCCACAAACAGAGACAGCATCGGGCGGAAAAAGAACATCACCTCAGGGGCTTCAGCCGCCTCCCAGCTGCGCCCCCTCACCCAAGCCACCCTGTCCTCACCCGCACAGGGCGGGGGAGGCAATGGGGTGAACGCAGATGACCCCGAGCAGTCGCTGCTGCTGGACGAAGGCGACGGCAATGATAACGAACTCCTGCTCAGCTGCCCCCACTTCCGAAATGAGACGGGGGGAGAAGAGCAGGTGGGTCTGGGTCGATCCCAGGAGAGGCGGGGACTCTGGTTGAGCCTGCGAACACCCAACGATGCAGTGTCGGTCCTGGAGGAGCCCAGAGAGAGTCACGTCCAACAGCAGGGCAAGAGCAACTACTTTATAGAGCATGCAGATCTGGGAGCCCATTACTATCGCAAATATTTCTACATGAAAG AACACCAGAATTTCTTTGGCATGGACGATCGCCTCGGTCCAGTGGCCATCAGTTTCCGTCGAGAGGAGAAAGATGGATCCAGCGGAGCTCAGTACAATTACAGAATCATCTTTCGCACCACAGAG ATGAAGACACTGCGAGGTTCCATCTTTGAGGAGTCTGTGCCTTCTGCCGCTCGTCACACAACCCCTCGAGGCTTGTCTCCCAAGAGGCTGCTGGAGTTCATCATGCCTGAACTGAACCTGCACTGCCTTCGCTTGGCCTCAAACTCCCCCAAGGTCCGGGACACCCTGCTGAAGCTGGACGAACAGGGG CTGAATTTCCAGCGAAAAGTTGGGGTGATGTACTGTCGGGCCGGGCAGAGCTCAGAGGAAGACATGTACAACAACGAGAGCTCGGGCCCAGCATTTGAGGAGTTCCTGGATCTGCTCGGCGAACGTGTGCGACTGAAGGGCTGGGAGAAATACCGAGCTCAGCTGGACAACAAGA CGGACTCAActgggacacactccctctacACGCGCTACCAGGACTATGAGATTATGTTTCATGTGTCCACTATGCTGCCCTACACAgccaacaacacacaacag TTGCTGAGGAAGCGACACATCGGTAACGACATCGTGACGATCGTGTTCCAGGAGCCGGGCGCCCTACCCTTCACGCCAAAGTCCATCCGCTCCCATTTCCAACATGTCTTCATCATCATTCAGGTTCACGAGCCCTGCTCTGACAACACCTACTACAG ggTGGCTGTGACACGCTCTAAAGACATGCCATTATTTGGCCCACTGTTTCCTAAGGGCGCCCGATTCCCTCGCTCGCCTGCCTTCAGAGACTTCCTCCTGGCGAAGGCAGTCAATGCTGAAAACGCTGCGGAGAAGTCAGAGAAGTTTCGCTCCATGGCCACCCGCACGCGGCAGGAATAT CTGAAGGACCTGGCCGAAAACTATGTGACCACCACGCCCATAGACTCCTCCACCAAGTTTCCCCTGCTTTCTCTTGGAGGCAAGCGCAAGGACAAGCTTAAGGGCGCCAAAGGGGccgagctgcacagtgcggggGCGCTGGTTTGGGCAGTGATGGTCTACGGCGGCGATGAAGGGGAGGCAGGAGAGCACAGGCTCCCCTGTCTGCTCGGGGTGTCGGCAGAGTCAGTGGTGCTCATTGAGAGGTGCACACGCAGGGTGGTGTTTAACTGCTCCTGTCGAGATGTCATCGGCTGGAAGGCAGTGACAGAGACTAAGGAGGGGGGGCCCTGCTTGGATATCTTCTACGAGCGTGGGGAGTCGGTGTCAATCAGTGTGATGGAGAGCCAGGCGGAAGATATACGAGAGGTGGTGCAGAGGCTAGAG CTGGTGACGCGGGGCTGTGAGGCTCTTGAGGTTACACCCCTGCGCGACGGAGTCGGTCAGCCCGGCTTCCTGATGAACGAGGAGGGCTTTGTGACGGAACTGCAGCGGTTCTGTTACGCCGAGAGCGGAGGCCTGCAGCTGTGGGCTCGCGTGGTGCGGCTGTGCGGACACTCGCTGGTTCACCTGAGCCCCGAAGAGAGGACCAGGCTGCTCCGCACTGCGCACAAGATCCACATCACTGTCATCCCACCGGACGAGAACGGCAAGCCTCGCAG AAGTTTCTCCGAGCTGTACCAGAAGGCCATCAAGGATGCGGAGTGTAAACCCGGTGAGGATCAGTCAGGAGAGGCCTGGGTGCTGGacgagagggaagaagaagaagaagaggaggaggaggaggaggaggaggaggaggaggagatggaggaggaagtggaggaggaaatGAAAGAGGACACGCAGAAGGCCAGTGAGGTCAATGAAGCGGACATGAcggaggtgcaggtggaggccGAAGAGGACGAAGGTCGGTCGTGTGATGAAGGACAAAGTGAGAGTAGTCATGGCTCGCTCCTCGCGCCGCCAAGCTTACCTTTGTTACGGGCCACTTCCCTGCAGGACgaaccagccaatcagagccaaGATGGGAGGGGCTCGCAGCTCACACGCAGCTGCTCTTTGGAGAGACAGCCATTCCTACAGGGACA GTGTGATGG GCACGTGTACGACAACGTGGAGCTGAAGGGGGAACGCCACATCTATGAGAACGTCGGCGGGCTGAGGGACGCCACACCTGATCTGATCCTGGCTGTCAAACCCAAGGTTCCCCTGGAGGACGAACAG TTCATGGCCGCCGAGTTTGGTGATGACAAAGCTTCGGTGAGTGACTCGTCTTCCCGGTTGTCATGTTTAGACCGGGCTGAAAGAAATTCACGAGCCCTAAGTCTTCATAACTCCATCACCAAGA TTCTCTCAGAGACGACAGATTCCACTGAGGAGGAGTGGCAGTCCATCGCTGACCTGGCCACAGCCTGCCGCGGCATCCTGGAGGCATTGTCACGAGAGG ACCATAAAGCCGGAGACCCCTCCCAAGCAGGAGCAGACGGCAGGCTGAAGGACTCAAAGGAGAG TGACTCTCCAGGCCACCTAGAAGAGAAGGTGTCACAGCTGGAGTCCATGCTGAAGAGGCTGCAGGATGACCTGCAAAAG GAGAAGGAGGACAAGGCGGTGCTGCAGGCCGAGGTGCAGAGCCTCCGGCAGAACAACCAGCGGCTGCAGGAGGAGTCGCAGAGCACAGTGGCTCGCCTCATCAAAGTCACCGAGCTGCTGTGCAACGTCAACAAGCCCTGTTAG